The following are encoded in a window of Algiphilus aromaticivorans DG1253 genomic DNA:
- a CDS encoding RDD family protein, with the protein MSAPSIARPAALWRRLAASAYDGLLVLAICMSITVVAIPTQAFVGGSNDRAVLQVLMVLGSWLYFTRSWTLGGQTLGMRAWHLRLRRADSDAAPSLTLASARFFLMLLLCILPLVVGGLAAIEDRSNAPAWLLLWLLPAFSMGLATIGSRRALHDLASASEMIAERPAAGSADA; encoded by the coding sequence ATGTCAGCACCATCCATTGCGCGTCCGGCTGCCCTCTGGCGTCGACTGGCGGCCTCGGCCTACGACGGCCTGCTTGTTCTGGCCATCTGCATGAGCATCACGGTAGTCGCCATACCGACGCAGGCATTCGTCGGCGGCAGCAACGACCGCGCCGTGCTGCAGGTGCTGATGGTGCTTGGCAGCTGGTTATATTTCACGCGCTCCTGGACACTTGGCGGACAAACGCTGGGCATGCGCGCCTGGCACCTGCGCCTGCGCCGCGCGGACAGCGACGCGGCGCCGAGCCTGACGCTGGCCAGCGCGCGCTTCTTCCTGATGCTGCTGCTCTGCATACTGCCACTGGTTGTCGGCGGCCTGGCCGCGATAGAGGACCGCTCCAACGCCCCGGCCTGGCTGCTACTCTGGCTGCTGCCGGCCTTCAGCATGGGGCTGGCCACCATCGGCAGCCGGCGCGCGCTGCACGATCTTGCCAGCGCCAGCGAGATGATCGCCGAGCGGCCAGCCGCCGGATCAGCCGACGCCTGA
- the pgi gene encoding glucose-6-phosphate isomerase gives MTASPSDPTPSPSPGPSHDPELRTAAETLAPQSLVELFANDPQRAERYRIEAAGMHYSYAKQRVDDGALDALLGFARRCDLEGRIAALFAGEMVNPTEGRAALHMALRAPAGQRWQALDEPVDKEVHATRERFLDFAEALRSGQAAAADGGAITDVVNIGIGGSDLGPRMVCEALAPLADGPRTHFIANVDAAEREAALARCDPARTLIIVTSKTFTTQETMANAAGARAWLVDALGEAAVGAHFAAVSTNLAAARDFGIPEDRVFGFWEWVGGRYSLWSAVGLPIGVAFGRSGFEQMLAGAHAMDEHFRSAPAEANLPVLMGLIGVWNRNLLGAESQVVVPYAQRLKHFVGWLQQLEMESNGKSVALDGSAVPGPTTPALWGDVGTNAQHAFFQMLHQAPRAHPVDFILPLAADHDDAQQQRLLIANCLAQSAALMQGRDESTVVAELEAAGLSPEAARAAAPHRVFSGNRPSATLLLPRLDAWHLGALLAAYEHRTFVQSVLWGINAFDQWGVELGKQLAKRVDAVLRGEVGENLDADTDALIQRALKRTS, from the coding sequence ATGACCGCGTCACCCTCCGATCCGACCCCTAGCCCGAGTCCTGGCCCGAGCCACGATCCCGAGCTGCGAACCGCCGCTGAAACGTTGGCGCCGCAATCGCTTGTCGAGCTTTTTGCCAACGATCCTCAGCGTGCCGAGCGCTACCGGATCGAGGCCGCGGGTATGCACTACAGCTACGCCAAGCAGCGCGTGGACGATGGCGCACTGGACGCGCTGCTTGGCTTCGCGCGGCGCTGCGATCTGGAAGGGCGCATTGCCGCGCTCTTTGCTGGCGAAATGGTAAATCCGACGGAGGGACGCGCCGCGTTACACATGGCGCTGCGTGCGCCCGCCGGCCAGCGCTGGCAGGCGCTGGATGAGCCTGTGGATAAGGAAGTGCACGCTACGCGTGAACGCTTCCTCGACTTCGCCGAGGCCCTGCGCTCGGGGCAGGCGGCCGCGGCCGATGGCGGAGCAATCACAGATGTGGTCAACATCGGCATCGGCGGCTCTGATCTGGGGCCGCGCATGGTCTGCGAGGCGCTGGCACCGCTGGCCGACGGGCCGCGCACGCATTTCATCGCCAATGTCGACGCCGCCGAGCGCGAGGCGGCGCTGGCGCGCTGCGACCCGGCGCGCACGCTGATCATCGTTACCTCCAAGACCTTCACGACCCAGGAGACGATGGCCAATGCCGCCGGCGCGCGCGCTTGGCTGGTCGACGCCCTAGGCGAGGCGGCAGTCGGCGCCCATTTCGCGGCCGTTTCGACCAATCTGGCGGCGGCGCGCGACTTCGGTATTCCGGAGGATCGCGTCTTCGGTTTCTGGGAATGGGTGGGCGGCCGATACTCGCTGTGGTCCGCGGTCGGCCTGCCCATCGGCGTGGCGTTCGGCCGCAGTGGCTTCGAGCAGATGCTGGCCGGCGCGCACGCCATGGATGAGCATTTCCGTAGCGCCCCTGCGGAGGCGAACCTACCGGTGCTGATGGGGCTGATCGGCGTCTGGAACCGGAATCTGCTCGGCGCCGAGTCGCAGGTGGTGGTGCCGTATGCGCAGCGTCTGAAGCACTTCGTCGGGTGGCTGCAGCAGCTGGAGATGGAGTCGAACGGAAAATCGGTGGCGCTGGACGGCAGTGCTGTGCCTGGCCCAACAACGCCTGCGCTGTGGGGCGATGTCGGCACCAACGCCCAGCACGCCTTCTTCCAGATGCTGCACCAAGCGCCGCGCGCGCATCCGGTGGATTTCATCCTGCCGCTGGCAGCTGATCACGACGATGCCCAGCAGCAGCGGCTGCTGATCGCCAACTGTCTGGCGCAGTCCGCCGCGCTCATGCAGGGGCGCGACGAGAGCACGGTCGTTGCCGAACTGGAAGCGGCAGGGTTGAGCCCGGAAGCCGCACGCGCGGCGGCGCCGCATCGCGTTTTCAGCGGCAACCGGCCGTCGGCGACGCTGCTGCTGCCACGGCTGGACGCCTGGCACCTGGGGGCGCTGCTGGCGGCCTATGAGCACCGTACCTTCGTTCAGAGCGTGCTTTGGGGCATCAATGCCTTCGACCAGTGGGGCGTCGAGCTGGGCAAGCAGCTGGCCAAGCGGGTTGATGCCGTGCTGCGGGGCGAGGTGGGCGAGAATCTCGACGCTGACACCGACGCTCTGATTCAGCGTGCGCTAAAGCGCACCTCCTAG
- the panD gene encoding aspartate 1-decarboxylase, with the protein MQLTLLKAKLHKACVTHAELDYDGSCAIDGDLLDAAGILEFEQIDIYDIANGERFTTYAIRAESGSRVISVNGAAAHKARVGDRVIICAYGQMEAGSARNFKPRLLYLDEGNHVVRTANTIPVQAA; encoded by the coding sequence ATGCAATTGACCCTGCTGAAGGCTAAGCTGCACAAAGCCTGTGTCACGCACGCCGAGCTGGATTACGACGGCTCCTGCGCTATTGACGGCGATCTGCTGGATGCCGCCGGCATTCTCGAGTTCGAGCAGATCGATATCTACGACATCGCCAACGGCGAGCGCTTCACGACCTATGCCATCCGCGCCGAGTCCGGCTCGCGGGTGATTTCGGTCAACGGTGCGGCTGCGCACAAGGCACGCGTAGGTGACCGCGTCATCATTTGCGCCTACGGTCAGATGGAGGCGGGCAGCGCGCGCAACTTCAAGCCGCGGCTGCTCTATCTCGACGAGGGCAACCACGTCGTGCGCACCGCCAATACCATTCCCGTCCAGGCCGCTTGA
- a CDS encoding acyloxyacyl hydrolase, translated as MLSTCSADPMALSVARGDVREQKLDSIAWLGARLDLPALDILPNWRLHYEFEAGMIDAQPDDQNALNLMLGPTLQWHLPATEWTVIVEGGLRPTYINRAIFNERSIGGSFHLASHIGAVFRLRRIPVQLGARFLHISNGSVRGDSPGMNYALFSFGYYWYPQAEMRSGAGAD; from the coding sequence TTGCTGTCTACCTGCAGCGCCGATCCGATGGCGCTCTCGGTGGCGCGTGGTGACGTGCGCGAGCAGAAGCTCGACAGTATCGCCTGGCTGGGTGCGCGGCTCGACTTGCCGGCGCTCGACATCCTCCCAAACTGGCGGCTGCACTACGAGTTCGAAGCCGGAATGATCGATGCCCAGCCCGATGATCAGAACGCTCTGAATCTCATGCTCGGCCCGACCCTGCAATGGCACTTGCCGGCGACGGAATGGACCGTCATCGTCGAGGGTGGGCTGCGCCCGACTTATATCAATCGCGCCATCTTCAACGAGCGCTCCATCGGCGGCAGCTTCCATCTCGCGTCGCACATCGGTGCGGTGTTCCGGCTTCGCCGTATCCCGGTACAGCTTGGCGCGCGCTTCCTGCACATCTCCAACGGCAGCGTTCGTGGCGATAGCCCGGGGATGAACTACGCGCTCTTCAGTTTCGGCTACTACTGGTATCCGCAGGCGGAGATGCGTAGCGGGGCAGGGGCGGACTGA
- the panC gene encoding pantoate--beta-alanine ligase, with amino-acid sequence MQLLQDVSALRAWREAERASGRRVALVPTMGNLHPGHIALLDTARAHAETLIASIFVNPLQFGPNEDFDRYPRTLDDDLAALRKAGCQAVFAPDEATLYPHGRDITQVHVPELGDMLCGADRPGHFDGVTTVVSLLFNLVQPDAAVFGEKDYQQLQIIRRMVRDLHMPVAVHGHPIAREPDGLARSSRNQYLSPDERAVAPKLYATLRELAEALRAGGRDIPALETQGMERLRHACFSPVYLRILGPDLGPPQVPGELLIVVAARLGNTRLIDNLRLSV; translated from the coding sequence ATGCAGCTGCTGCAAGACGTGTCCGCGCTCCGTGCCTGGCGCGAGGCCGAGCGCGCATCCGGCCGTCGTGTGGCGCTGGTGCCGACCATGGGAAATCTCCATCCCGGGCATATCGCCTTGCTGGACACGGCGCGCGCGCATGCCGAGACCCTCATCGCCAGCATCTTCGTCAATCCCCTGCAGTTCGGGCCCAACGAGGATTTCGACCGCTATCCGCGCACCCTCGACGATGATCTGGCGGCGTTGCGGAAAGCCGGGTGCCAGGCGGTCTTCGCTCCGGACGAGGCCACGCTTTATCCCCACGGTCGCGATATCACGCAGGTGCACGTCCCGGAGCTGGGGGACATGCTTTGCGGTGCGGATCGGCCCGGCCATTTCGACGGAGTTACCACCGTCGTGAGCCTCCTTTTCAATCTGGTCCAGCCCGACGCCGCGGTCTTCGGTGAGAAGGACTATCAGCAGCTGCAGATCATCCGGCGCATGGTGCGCGACCTGCACATGCCGGTGGCGGTGCACGGCCACCCCATTGCGCGCGAGCCGGATGGACTCGCCCGTTCGTCGCGAAACCAGTACCTCAGCCCAGACGAGCGCGCCGTGGCGCCCAAGCTGTACGCAACGCTGCGCGAGCTTGCCGAGGCGCTGCGCGCCGGCGGTCGCGATATTCCGGCGCTGGAGACGCAGGGCATGGAAAGGCTTCGCCATGCGTGCTTTTCGCCGGTCTATCTACGGATTCTTGGTCCCGATCTCGGGCCCCCGCAGGTGCCCGGCGAGCTGCTTATCGTCGTTGCCGCAAGGCTTGGCAATACGCGGCTTATCGACAATTTGCGCCTCTCCGTCTGA
- the msrA gene encoding peptide-methionine (S)-S-oxide reductase MsrA, producing the protein MNEQAAGPTCRWPGGAGDQSGFPDPEQDLAPEAGVESAEMVVAGGCFWCVDAVFRRVVGVLASECGYCGGSAATANYMRVCGGDTGHAEAVRLRYDPQQISFGALLKIFFSVAHDPTQRDRQGHDVGPQYRSAVFYADEAQRAVAAAYIDQLDAAGIFPAPIATTLEPLEAFHPAEPEHQAYAERHPDAGYIRIVAQPKLEKLGKAFATQLRG; encoded by the coding sequence ATGAATGAGCAAGCAGCGGGTCCGACATGTCGCTGGCCGGGTGGAGCAGGGGATCAGTCCGGCTTTCCCGATCCCGAGCAGGATCTCGCACCGGAAGCCGGCGTCGAGTCGGCCGAGATGGTGGTTGCCGGTGGCTGCTTCTGGTGCGTGGACGCGGTTTTTCGCCGTGTGGTTGGCGTGCTTGCCTCGGAGTGCGGCTACTGCGGCGGATCCGCTGCCACCGCGAACTACATGCGTGTCTGCGGCGGCGATACCGGTCACGCCGAAGCAGTACGCCTGCGCTACGACCCGCAGCAGATATCCTTCGGGGCGCTGCTCAAGATCTTTTTTTCAGTGGCGCACGATCCTACGCAGCGCGATCGGCAGGGGCATGACGTTGGTCCACAGTATCGCTCGGCGGTGTTCTATGCCGACGAGGCGCAGCGCGCGGTCGCGGCGGCCTATATCGACCAGCTTGACGCGGCAGGCATATTTCCGGCCCCCATTGCGACAACGCTGGAGCCGCTAGAGGCCTTCCATCCGGCCGAGCCTGAACACCAGGCCTACGCCGAGCGCCATCCCGACGCTGGCTACATCCGCATCGTTGCGCAGCCGAAGCTGGAGAAGCTGGGCAAGGCTTTCGCCACACAGCTGCGCGGCTAA
- the pcnB gene encoding polynucleotide adenylyltransferase PcnB, whose amino-acid sequence MRHTVAGRQAPGGISGRPLRGSSTISDSARIGREHHPVSRKLISQAALRVLYTLNEAGFDAYLVGGGVRDILAGIEPKDFDIATNAHPEQVKELFRSCRLVGRRFVIAHVRFGREIIEVTTFRGALTDSHERDETGRILSDNVYGSDICSDAQRRDFTVNGLYYDISDFSILDYVGGVADMQARCIRLIGDPELRYREDPVRMLRAVRIANKLEFTIDPGTLAPIGKLAQLLGEVPPARLFDEVLKLLQCRDAVANFAGLVDTGLLPELFPQLAQCIHEKAVRGLIDDALANTARRIANEQPVTPAFLFATLLWPVVSRRAAVLEAEAELPPAPALAQAADEALVQQVERVAIPKRFSAPAREIWMMQSRFAFRRGKRPQRLMAHPRFRAAYDFYCLRAEAGEADAEIAQWWTDAQNDPANLPPAAESAAAPARRRRRRRGGAGNAGQ is encoded by the coding sequence ATGCGGCATACGGTGGCCGGGCGCCAAGCCCCCGGAGGCATTTCCGGCCGCCCACTTCGAGGATCAAGCACTATCAGCGACTCAGCACGCATCGGGCGCGAACACCACCCGGTATCGCGCAAGCTCATTTCACAGGCGGCACTGCGTGTGCTGTACACCCTCAACGAGGCCGGCTTCGATGCCTACCTCGTCGGTGGCGGTGTGCGCGACATCCTGGCCGGAATCGAGCCCAAGGACTTCGACATCGCCACCAACGCGCATCCGGAGCAGGTAAAGGAGCTGTTCCGCAGCTGTCGGCTGGTGGGACGGCGCTTCGTCATCGCGCATGTGCGTTTCGGGCGCGAAATCATCGAGGTCACGACTTTTCGTGGTGCGCTCACCGACTCGCACGAGCGCGACGAGACGGGCCGCATCCTGTCGGATAACGTCTATGGCAGCGATATCTGCTCGGACGCGCAGCGCCGCGATTTCACCGTCAACGGCCTCTACTACGACATCTCGGATTTCAGCATCCTGGATTACGTCGGTGGCGTGGCGGACATGCAGGCGCGCTGCATCCGGCTGATCGGCGATCCGGAGCTGCGCTACCGCGAGGATCCGGTGCGCATGCTGCGCGCGGTGCGCATCGCCAACAAACTGGAGTTCACGATCGATCCGGGTACGCTGGCGCCGATCGGGAAGCTGGCGCAGTTGCTCGGGGAGGTCCCACCGGCGCGGCTCTTCGACGAAGTCCTCAAGCTGCTGCAGTGCCGTGACGCGGTCGCCAATTTTGCCGGGCTCGTCGATACCGGGCTGTTGCCCGAACTGTTTCCACAGCTGGCGCAATGCATACACGAGAAGGCCGTGCGCGGCCTCATCGACGATGCGCTGGCCAACACGGCGCGGCGGATCGCCAACGAGCAGCCGGTGACGCCGGCTTTCCTCTTCGCCACGCTGCTCTGGCCGGTGGTCAGCCGCCGCGCCGCCGTGCTGGAAGCGGAGGCCGAGTTGCCTCCGGCGCCGGCGCTGGCCCAGGCCGCCGACGAGGCTTTGGTGCAGCAGGTCGAGCGCGTGGCGATTCCGAAGCGCTTCTCGGCGCCAGCGCGCGAAATCTGGATGATGCAATCGCGCTTTGCCTTCCGGCGTGGCAAGCGCCCGCAACGTCTGATGGCGCATCCGCGCTTCCGAGCCGCCTACGATTTCTATTGTCTGCGCGCCGAAGCCGGCGAAGCCGATGCCGAGATCGCGCAGTGGTGGACTGATGCACAGAACGACCCCGCGAATCTGCCGCCGGCGGCCGAGTCTGCTGCTGCACCGGCGCGCCGGCGGCGGCGCAGGCGGGGCGGAGCTGGCAACGCCGGGCAGTGA
- a CDS encoding PA2778 family cysteine peptidase → MARSAQCCAAALIAAALLAGCAGRAPALGAVIERAPVELVATPFHPQTALQCGPAALATVLGAEGVRVPPAELEPRLFLPERGGSLKTELIASTRQYGRIPLQLDTRMQAIADALDAGYPVLVLQNLGTPWTPVWHYAVVVGLDPEQERVVLRSGTERRRFEHSADFMRSWSYAGRWAVVAADPQEVPVFASPREWLSAAAPAESAGQIALAESAYVAAVARWPESALAHAALGNARRARGEVEAARGAWRRALALDPDLDAARRNLAATAP, encoded by the coding sequence GTGGCGCGCAGCGCGCAGTGCTGCGCCGCAGCGTTGATTGCGGCGGCGTTGCTCGCCGGCTGCGCAGGGCGTGCGCCGGCACTCGGCGCAGTGATCGAGCGCGCGCCGGTCGAGCTGGTGGCAACGCCCTTTCACCCTCAGACCGCCCTGCAGTGCGGGCCGGCGGCTTTGGCCACGGTGCTGGGTGCCGAGGGCGTGCGCGTGCCGCCCGCCGAGCTGGAGCCGCGCCTCTTCCTTCCGGAACGCGGCGGTAGCCTGAAGACCGAGCTGATCGCCAGCACGCGCCAGTACGGTCGCATTCCGCTACAGCTGGATACGCGCATGCAGGCCATCGCCGACGCGCTGGACGCCGGCTACCCGGTGCTGGTGCTGCAGAACCTGGGCACACCGTGGACGCCGGTTTGGCACTACGCGGTGGTGGTGGGACTGGATCCCGAGCAGGAGCGGGTCGTGCTGCGCTCCGGCACCGAGCGGCGGCGCTTCGAGCACTCGGCCGATTTCATGCGCAGCTGGTCCTATGCCGGGCGCTGGGCCGTCGTCGCCGCGGACCCGCAGGAGGTGCCGGTGTTCGCGTCGCCGCGTGAGTGGCTGAGTGCCGCTGCGCCGGCCGAGAGCGCGGGTCAGATCGCCTTGGCAGAGTCCGCCTACGTGGCCGCGGTCGCGCGTTGGCCCGAGTCGGCACTGGCGCACGCGGCGCTGGGTAATGCCCGTCGCGCACGTGGCGAGGTCGAGGCCGCACGCGGCGCCTGGCGGCGAGCGCTGGCACTCGACCCGGATCTCGACGCCGCCCGGCGGAATCTGGCCGCTACCGCGCCCTGA
- a CDS encoding PA2779 family protein, giving the protein MHHILRVFVIPLLALSLGVQGSALAGTVGTEAMLAESAPQSEARATVDAELARQEVRSQMAAMGVDPAAVDARLAALSDDEMAELANNIESAPAGGSVIGVVGVVFVVLLILEAVGVIDVFKGI; this is encoded by the coding sequence ATGCATCACATTCTTCGCGTCTTCGTGATTCCGCTGCTGGCGCTGTCGCTGGGCGTTCAGGGTAGCGCGCTGGCCGGCACCGTCGGCACCGAGGCCATGCTGGCCGAAAGTGCTCCCCAGAGCGAGGCGCGCGCGACGGTGGACGCTGAGCTGGCACGCCAGGAAGTGCGCAGCCAGATGGCTGCGATGGGTGTCGATCCTGCAGCCGTCGACGCGCGGCTGGCGGCGCTCTCGGACGACGAGATGGCCGAGCTCGCCAACAACATCGAGTCGGCCCCTGCGGGTGGCTCGGTAATCGGGGTCGTGGGCGTGGTTTTCGTCGTGCTGCTGATTCTGGAGGCCGTGGGCGTCATCGACGTCTTCAAAGGTATCTAG
- a CDS encoding TIGR02466 family protein — protein sequence MSSAGPAEPADNTRALFPTLIYDAALGARGVKALNRELVAEAEQIAAADEAGQDWSESRYPGGYTSYATLDQLQRMAPTVQHLARHLTRHALHYAEALHWDLQGRSLVMSDCWVSIMGQGCGHPGHLHPLAVVSGTYYAQAPKGTSGLRFEDPRLASFMAAPPRAADAPDALRPHVLLPARAGRLYLFESWLRHEVPPNPVKEERVSFSFNFVWE from the coding sequence TTGAGCAGTGCCGGGCCGGCTGAGCCGGCCGACAACACCCGCGCGCTCTTCCCGACGCTGATCTATGACGCGGCGCTGGGCGCACGCGGGGTAAAAGCGCTCAATCGCGAGCTGGTGGCGGAAGCCGAGCAGATCGCGGCCGCGGACGAGGCCGGTCAGGACTGGTCGGAAAGTCGCTATCCGGGCGGCTACACCAGCTATGCAACGCTGGATCAGCTGCAGCGGATGGCGCCGACCGTGCAGCATCTGGCGCGCCATTTGACGCGGCACGCGCTGCACTACGCGGAAGCGTTGCATTGGGATCTGCAGGGGCGCTCGCTGGTGATGAGCGACTGCTGGGTTAGCATCATGGGGCAGGGCTGTGGGCATCCCGGCCACCTGCACCCGCTGGCTGTGGTCAGCGGTACCTACTATGCGCAGGCCCCCAAGGGGACCTCCGGTCTGCGTTTCGAAGACCCGAGGCTGGCCAGCTTCATGGCGGCGCCGCCGCGCGCTGCCGATGCTCCCGATGCCCTGCGTCCGCACGTGTTGCTTCCGGCGCGCGCCGGGCGCCTCTATCTCTTCGAGAGCTGGCTGCGCCACGAGGTCCCGCCGAATCCCGTCAAGGAAGAGCGCGTGAGCTTCAGCTTCAACTTCGTGTGGGAGTAG
- a CDS encoding pyridoxal-phosphate-dependent aminotransferase family protein codes for MAMKSFEAPRRTLMGPGPSDVHPRVLQAMARPTIGHLDPAFVGLMDEICALLRQTFRTENALTFPVSGPGSVAMEACFANLLEPGDKIIVCANGVFGGRMKQMSERCGAEVVMVNSPWGRAVDVSAVEQAIKDNADARVLAFVHAETSTGAASDAQALAKLAQAAGMLTIVDTVTSLGGMPLEVDAWGLDAVYSGTQKCLSCPPGLAPVTFSPRAVARVTERQTEVQSWFMDLRLVMGYWQGGAKRAYHHTAPINALYGLHEALLMLHETGLEQSWARHRAAHERLVAGLAELGLKLLVPEAERLPQLNSVIVPDDIDEAAVRASLLNEHGLEIGAGLGDLAGEVWRIGLMGQCADEAHVDFCLKALGAVLAEQRAGAEVSASA; via the coding sequence ATCGCTATGAAGAGCTTCGAAGCGCCCCGGCGCACGCTGATGGGGCCCGGCCCCTCCGATGTCCATCCCCGCGTCCTGCAAGCCATGGCGCGCCCGACGATCGGTCATCTCGACCCCGCCTTCGTCGGCCTGATGGATGAAATCTGCGCGCTGCTGCGCCAAACCTTCCGCACTGAAAACGCTCTGACCTTCCCGGTCTCCGGCCCCGGCTCCGTCGCCATGGAGGCTTGCTTCGCGAACCTACTGGAGCCGGGCGACAAGATCATCGTCTGCGCCAACGGCGTCTTCGGTGGCCGCATGAAGCAGATGTCCGAGCGCTGCGGGGCCGAGGTGGTCATGGTGAACAGCCCGTGGGGGCGCGCCGTGGACGTGTCGGCCGTCGAGCAGGCCATCAAGGACAATGCCGACGCCCGCGTGCTGGCCTTCGTGCACGCCGAGACCTCCACCGGCGCGGCCAGCGATGCGCAAGCGTTGGCGAAGCTGGCGCAGGCCGCCGGCATGCTGACCATCGTCGATACCGTGACCTCGCTGGGCGGCATGCCGCTGGAGGTCGACGCCTGGGGACTGGACGCTGTCTATTCCGGCACGCAGAAGTGCCTCTCCTGCCCGCCCGGGCTGGCGCCGGTGACCTTCTCGCCGCGCGCCGTGGCGCGGGTGACCGAGCGCCAGACCGAGGTGCAGAGCTGGTTCATGGACCTGCGCCTGGTCATGGGTTATTGGCAGGGCGGCGCCAAGCGCGCCTATCACCACACCGCGCCTATCAACGCCCTCTACGGTCTGCACGAAGCCCTGTTGATGCTGCACGAGACCGGGCTGGAGCAAAGCTGGGCGCGTCATCGTGCCGCGCACGAGCGCCTGGTCGCCGGCCTGGCCGAGCTCGGGCTGAAGCTTCTGGTGCCCGAGGCCGAGCGCCTGCCGCAGCTCAACAGCGTCATCGTGCCCGACGACATCGACGAGGCCGCCGTGCGCGCCAGTCTGCTCAACGAGCATGGGCTCGAGATCGGCGCCGGCCTGGGTGATCTCGCCGGCGAGGTTTGGCGCATCGGCTTGATGGGGCAGTGCGCCGACGAGGCGCATGTGGACTTCTGCCTGAAGGCGCTGGGTGCCGTGTTGGCTGAGCAGCGGGCTGGGGCCGAGGTGTCTGCTTCGGCCTGA
- the panB gene encoding 3-methyl-2-oxobutanoate hydroxymethyltransferase, producing MTDAPVNIAVLRAMREQDQRIACLTAYDASFGAVMDAAGVDVVLVGDSLGMVIQGRSTTTAVTVDDIVYHSRCVAPSLSRAFLVADMPFLSFGTRSRALDAAQRLMQEGGAAMVKLEGGREQAKIVEFLAARGVPVCAHLGLQPQLIHKMGRFRVQGREDAAAEAMRRDARILEDAGADMLLLECVPAALGASITKAAGVPVIGIGAGAEVDGQILVLHDILGISAQARSGRPPRFVRNFMQDQPDIASALGAYVAAVRDGSYPASEHCF from the coding sequence GTGACTGATGCCCCCGTCAATATCGCTGTGCTGCGCGCCATGCGCGAGCAGGACCAGCGTATCGCCTGCCTGACCGCCTACGACGCCAGCTTCGGCGCCGTCATGGACGCCGCCGGCGTCGATGTCGTGCTGGTAGGCGACTCCCTGGGAATGGTTATCCAGGGACGTAGCACTACCACTGCTGTCACGGTGGACGACATCGTCTATCACTCGCGTTGCGTTGCGCCGTCGTTGTCGCGTGCCTTCCTTGTCGCGGACATGCCCTTCCTCTCTTTCGGCACGCGCTCGCGCGCGCTCGACGCTGCACAGCGACTGATGCAGGAGGGCGGTGCGGCCATGGTCAAGCTGGAGGGCGGGCGCGAGCAGGCCAAGATCGTCGAGTTCCTCGCTGCGCGCGGCGTGCCGGTTTGCGCGCATCTCGGCCTGCAGCCGCAGCTCATCCACAAGATGGGCCGTTTCCGCGTGCAGGGCCGCGAGGACGCCGCCGCCGAGGCCATGCGCCGCGACGCACGCATTCTTGAGGATGCGGGCGCCGACATGCTGCTGCTGGAGTGTGTGCCGGCCGCGTTGGGAGCGAGCATCACCAAGGCCGCCGGAGTGCCGGTGATCGGGATCGGCGCCGGCGCCGAGGTCGACGGCCAGATCCTGGTTCTGCACGACATCCTCGGCATCTCGGCGCAGGCGCGCAGCGGTCGGCCGCCGCGCTTCGTGCGCAACTTCATGCAGGACCAGCCCGATATCGCTTCTGCTCTGGGTGCCTATGTCGCGGCCGTGCGTGACGGCAGCTACCCGGCCTCCGAGCACTGCTTCTGA
- the folK gene encoding 2-amino-4-hydroxy-6-hydroxymethyldihydropteridine diphosphokinase has product MNTARTVAAIGLGANLGDPPAQIEAALAALAELPDSSLSARSRLYRSAPMGPPQPDYCNAACLLETRLSPEALLAACHRVEAEAGRQRSCTRWLARELDIDLLVYGDLLRDTAQLQLPHPGIGERNFVLVPLAEIAPDLEIPGLGRAGVLAAACGREGLAVWPELP; this is encoded by the coding sequence GTGAACACGGCGAGAACCGTTGCCGCCATCGGCCTGGGCGCGAACCTGGGTGATCCGCCCGCCCAGATTGAAGCCGCGCTTGCCGCGCTGGCTGAATTGCCTGATTCAAGCCTGAGCGCGCGTTCGCGGCTCTACCGCAGCGCGCCCATGGGGCCGCCCCAGCCCGACTATTGCAACGCCGCCTGCCTGCTGGAAACGAGATTGTCGCCGGAGGCGCTGCTTGCGGCCTGTCACCGCGTCGAGGCCGAGGCTGGGCGTCAGCGCAGCTGTACGCGCTGGTTGGCGCGCGAGCTGGACATCGACCTGCTCGTCTACGGCGACCTTCTGCGGGATACGGCACAGCTGCAGTTGCCGCATCCGGGCATCGGCGAGCGCAATTTCGTGCTGGTGCCGCTGGCCGAGATTGCGCCGGATCTCGAGATTCCGGGACTCGGCCGTGCCGGTGTGTTGGCCGCCGCCTGCGGGCGTGAGGGCCTCGCCGTCTGGCCTGAATTACCATGA